From Candidatus Schekmanbacteria bacterium, one genomic window encodes:
- a CDS encoding carboxypeptidase regulatory-like domain-containing protein: MKRAFKPMTVMMSVFVLFFFFPILNDGVFAKSKKFTIAGKVKSKLKGVQIQIQSSKLKSPKTVKTNKKGAFVVKGLKKGTYILFPAKEGYNFNPAAKTVKLKKKKKVKVSFKRIKKASGDIIALHDADSESYRTDCTNSKCHKGILTEKTLSPKVKTAHQTMLNYVTSGNTTDEKCVYCHKDTDVLDHSAGNYRTNVSASLCSACHGPNGIGKQFYQK, translated from the coding sequence ATGAAAAGAGCTTTTAAACCGATGACGGTGATGATGTCTGTTTTTGTTCTTTTTTTCTTTTTCCCAATTCTAAATGATGGAGTCTTTGCGAAATCCAAGAAATTTACAATTGCGGGAAAGGTAAAGTCTAAATTAAAAGGTGTCCAAATACAGATTCAAAGCAGTAAATTAAAATCACCGAAGACAGTGAAAACAAATAAAAAAGGTGCATTCGTTGTTAAAGGGCTGAAGAAAGGTACTTATATTCTATTCCCTGCAAAAGAAGGATACAACTTCAATCCTGCGGCAAAGACAGTTAAATTGAAAAAGAAAAAGAAGGTTAAGGTGAGCTTTAAGAGGATAAAAAAGGCGTCAGGCGACATTATTGCCCTTCACGATGCAGATTCGGAATCATATCGGACAGACTGCACCAACAGTAAATGCCATAAAGGCATCCTTACTGAAAAAACCTTGAGCCCAAAAGTAAAAACAGCGCATCAGACAATGCTGAATTATGTAACATCAGGCAACACAACTGATGAAAAATGTGTTTATTGCCATAAAGATACAGATGTTTTGGATCATTCAGCTGGAAATTACAGGACTAATGTCAGTGCAAGCTTATGCTCTGCCTGTCATGGACCTAATGGCATAGGGAAACAATTCTATCAGAAATAA
- a CDS encoding twin-arginine translocase TatA/TatE family subunit encodes MFGLGMPELVVILLIAFMVFGVKKLPEIGEGLGKGIKNFKQSVKEIKEGTIDEVKDVSKEVKGA; translated from the coding sequence ATGTTTGGTTTAGGAATGCCTGAATTAGTTGTCATTCTTCTTATCGCCTTTATGGTTTTCGGTGTAAAGAAACTTCCTGAAATTGGTGAAGGCCTTGGAAAGGGAATCAAAAACTTCAAGCAATCCGTAAAGGAGATAAAGGAGGGGACAATAGACGAAGTCAAAGATGTTTCAAAAGAAGTGAAGGGTGCATAA